The DNA window AGTTCCTGTGTCTGCGAAAACAGGCAAGGGAGTTGAGGATGTTCTCGAGATGATCCTTCTTGTGGCCGAAGTGGCAGATGTGAAGTGCATTCCCGAAGGAAACGCGAGAGGAATCATTATAGACTCAAGACTGGACAAGGCCGTAGGTCCCCTGGCAACTCTCGTTGTAAAAGACGGAGTCTTAAGACCTGGCGACTACGTTGTTGCCGGTTCTGCCTCAGGAAGAGTGAAGGCACTGATTAACGAATATGGGAAAAGAATCAGAGAAGCCTATCCTTCAGATCCTGTGCAGATTATTGGTTTCGACGAGGTGCCCGATGTGCACAGCATTGTGTACGCGGTTGAAAACCTTGACACTTCACGATCACTTGCCGAATACGCAAAGAGTCAGGCTCAGAAAGAGAAGTCTATTACAACAAGGCGCCACATAAGACTAGAAGAATTCCTCTCGATGACCGGAAACACTGATGAGAAGAAGGATCTAAAACTAATACTGAAAGCCGATTCTTTCGGTACAGTTGAAGCTCTGAAGCAGGCCATGGCCAAGCTAGAGAATAACGACGTCAGGATTGAGGTCGTTCATTCCGGTATCGGCTCTGTGAACTCGAGTGACGTAATGCTTGCATCTGCCTCTGACGCTGTAATAATGGGTTTCAAAGTCAAACCCGATGCACTGGCAAGAAAACAGGCAGAAGTAGAGGGAGTCCAGATCAAAGTCTACGAGATCATCTTCAACCTGATAGACGATCTCAAGAAGGCGCTAGAGGGTCTCCTTGAACCCGAGGAAGTCGATGAAGTTATAGGCCACGGACACATAAAGCAGTTGTTCAAAATTACCAAAGTTGGAACTATCGCCGGCGTCCAGGTTGATGATGGACACGTGCTGAAGAAGGGCAAGATGAGAGTTTACAGAAAGAACGAGGAAATTGCAGACGTCTCGATCGAAGTACTCAAACATTACAAAGACGACGCGAGCAGAGTAGATGCCCCAAAGGAGTGCGGGATAAAGGCACTCGGCTTCGATGATTTCCAAGAAGAGGATCAGCTTGAATTCCACAGCAAAAAGAGCGTGAAGAGAACGATAGATTTCTCCGAATAAGTCGCCAGTAGATGAAAGAGGTCCCTTAAGGGGGCCTTTTTTTACATACTCGAGATCTCAGGTGGGGTGATGCGAATTAGTCGTAGATAAGTGCAAGAAAAGCCGGTTAGCCGTTGAACGGTTATCAGTTCGCCGAGAAGAGCCGCTTGTCGCTTGCCAAGAGACGCTGAACGCTGGAAAGAGCGAAGTAACTGGTTCTCCGTTGAACGGCTCTCCGTTCGCCGAGGAAACCGTTCTTCGTTCCAGAGCGAGGATCTGTTCTTCGTTCTTAGTCAAAACCGTGGTTGGGGTTAGCAGGTAGGAGGTAGGAAAGAGCAAAAGATCAGTTGCAAGATGCAAGTTCCAAGTTGTGAGTTGTAAGACCGTGGTTGGGGGTCGGAGGTCGGGGGTTGGTCAGGAGCAAAGAACAAGAGCTCGACCCAATTCTCAAGAAGCAAATTACGTCCTCGGATCAGAACGAACTCATTTTTGTCATCTGAAGTGCTCCTGTTCAGGATCTGGGCTTTCGATAAACCGTGGTCGGGAGTTGCAGGTTCGTGGTAGGAAGAGAAAAGAACAGAACTTGGGGGTTGGTGGATAGGAGGCCGGAAGAGCAGAAGAAACTCGTTGTCCGTTGAATGGTAATCCGTTCTCCGAAGAGAACCTGTTCTTCGTTCCAGAGCGAGGATCTGTTCTTCGTTCTTAGTCAAACCATCATTCAGAGAGTAGAGAGAA is part of the Mesotoga sp. BH458_6_3_2_1 genome and encodes:
- the infB gene encoding translation initiation factor IF-2 — its product is MPKARVYELAKRLNITARELLDELEELGVTVKNHMSVLDEETVNIIVGLYEEEKKELLRKAEKAKNKIQEKEVKKLEKKLVSKEEPPAEKKIPVEHKVRSIKLKSNEFKLDVLAKKMNVPISKVIKDQFMNGIILRPGQILSLEDAMNIARNYEWEVELVHEEEINPFESISSSYAETYKESSRLVQRPPVVTVMGHVDHGKTTLLDRIRKAKVAEDEIGGITQTIGAYQVEIRNKKITFIDTPGHEAFTEMRARGAQATDIVVLVVAADDGVMPQTIEAYNHAKTANVPIIVAINKVDKPNANVDLTKQQLASKLGLVPEDWGGDTITVPVSAKTGKGVEDVLEMILLVAEVADVKCIPEGNARGIIIDSRLDKAVGPLATLVVKDGVLRPGDYVVAGSASGRVKALINEYGKRIREAYPSDPVQIIGFDEVPDVHSIVYAVENLDTSRSLAEYAKSQAQKEKSITTRRHIRLEEFLSMTGNTDEKKDLKLILKADSFGTVEALKQAMAKLENNDVRIEVVHSGIGSVNSSDVMLASASDAVIMGFKVKPDALARKQAEVEGVQIKVYEIIFNLIDDLKKALEGLLEPEEVDEVIGHGHIKQLFKITKVGTIAGVQVDDGHVLKKGKMRVYRKNEEIADVSIEVLKHYKDDASRVDAPKECGIKALGFDDFQEEDQLEFHSKKSVKRTIDFSE